In the Gossypium raimondii isolate GPD5lz chromosome 9, ASM2569854v1, whole genome shotgun sequence genome, one interval contains:
- the LOC105798925 gene encoding chromatin remodeling protein EBS, with the protein MAKTRPGSLAPKSKPGKKDLDSFTIRGTNKVVRVGDCVLMRPPDNGKPPYVARVEKIESDSRNNVKVRVRWYYRPEESLGGRRQFHGAKELFLSDHYDVQSAQTIEGKCIVHSFKNYSKLENVGAEDYFCRFEYKAVTGAFTPDRVAVYCKCEMPYNPDDLMVQCEVCKDWYHPACVDMTIEEAKMLDHFVCFECTEDDAKRSQNGFHSSPVSDSDEKVETKRRKR; encoded by the exons ATGGCGAAAACAAGACCTGGCTCCTTAGCTCCCAAGTCCAAACCAGGGAAAAAGGACCTCGACTCTTTCACCATCAGAGGCACTAACAAAGTTGTAAGAG ttgGGGATTGTGTTTTGATGCGTCCTCCGGATAATGGTAAGCCTCCGTATGTGGCACGGGTTGAAAAAATTGAATCGGATAGTAGGAACAACGTGAAGGTTCGAGTCCGATGGTATTATCGTCCTGAGGAATCGCTTGGAGGAAGGAGGCAGTTCCATGGAGCAAAGGAGCTGTTTTTATCTGATCACTATGATGTGCAGAGTGCTCAAACCATTGAAGGGAAGTGCATTGTTCATTCTTTCAAGAACTATTCTAAGCTTGAGAATGTTGGGGCTGAGGATTACTTTTGTAGATTCGAGTATAAAGCTGTTACCGGAGCCTTTACGCCTGACCGGGTAGCTGT GTACTGCAAATGTGAGATGCCATACAACCCCGATGATCTCATGGTACAATGTGAGGTCTGCAAGGACTG GTATCATCCTGCTTGTGTGGACATGACAATTGAAGAAGCAAAAATGTTGGATCATTTCGTGTGTTTTGAATGTACCGAGGATGATGCCAAAAGATCACAGAACGGATTTCATTCATCACCGGTATCTGATTCTGATGAAAAG GTGGAGACGAAGCGACGAAAGAGatga
- the LOC105798926 gene encoding uncharacterized protein LOC105798926 isoform X1, protein MSIKDYVSKIQNTCALIEATGSRISDSEKVEIVLGSLLSEFDAVLTLVSFSTESFSFQRLVDVLLEVERRQTFARTDPDQPLQAHFVKTVAAPLVTSDQGRPPASRERAFQSRVQCHICGRFGHLAQRCYYQFSREYVCPASGVRATLSSSGGLGPNGASSFGAPPVKGSHVPTSCPSNQWWTSPSATPSFTAPVIFPSVAAPLVRPSSVATPSFWQGRFSQNGCYDAGLDFGFGSHGGPRGDSFQLKTGLPRPPVGPSFFGIPSSHDRPHTWAVPNVGSTSTFDDQLLVGTSTWYPDSGATHHICRDSSALNEATPYSGTSPLLMGDGTPAQISHVGSSMLSTSGKLLRLSIVLFVLNIRKNLLSVSKFSNDNDVFFEFHPSHYVVKDVQTREILLRGHIHNGIYQFLPPASAHTAVVASDPVSTSSTDDPIFMLWHRRLGHPSVPVLF, encoded by the exons ATGTCAATTAAGGATTATGTTTCTAAGATTCAAAATACGTGCGCCTTGATCGAGGCGACTGGATCTCGAATTTCTGACTCCGAGAAGGTTGAGATTGTTCTTGGCAGTTTGTTATCGGAGTTTGACGCCGTTTTAACTCTTGTGTCTTTCTCGACTGAGTCGTTTTCGTTTCAACGCTTGGTTGATGTGTTGTTGGAGGTTGAGCGTCGCCAGACTTTTGCTCGTACGGATCCAGATCAACCGCTGCAGGCTCATTTTGTCAAGACTGTTGCCGCACCGCTGGTTACTTCCGATCAGGGACGTCCTCCTGCAAGCCGTGAACGTGCTTTTCAGTCGCGGGTTCAGTGTCACATTTGTGGCCGTTTTGGTCACTTGGCTCAACGCTGCTATTACCAGTTTAGTCGAGAGTATGTTTGCCCGGCGTCTGGTGTGCGCGCGACTTTGTCTAGTTCTGGTGGTCTTGGTCCGAATGGTGCTTCGAGTTTTGGTGCGCCTCCGGTGAAGGGTTCTCATGTGCCAACGAGTTGTCCGTCGAACCAGTGGTGGACTTCTCCCTCGGCGACTCCCTCATTTACGGCTCCTGTAATTTTTCCCTCGGTTGCGGCACCTCTAGTGCGCCCGTCTTCTGTGGCTACTCCTTCCTTTTGGCAGGGTCGATTTTCCCAGAATGGTTGTTATGATGCAGGCCtggattttggttttggatcTCATGGTGGGCCCAGGGGTGATTCTTTTCAATTGAAAACTGGGTTGCCTAGGCCGCCTGTTGGGCCTTCATTTTTTGGTATTCCTTCGTCGCATGATAGACCACATACATGGGCTGTTCCGAATGTGGGGTCTACTTCAACGTTTGATGATCAGT TGCTTGTAGGGACATCTACGTGGTATCCGGACTCCGGTGCGACGCATCATATTTGTCGTGACTCTTCTGCTCTGAACGAGGCCACTCCGTATTCAGGTACATCTCCTTTGCTCATGGGTGATGGCACTCCTGCACAAATTTCACATGTTGGCAGTTCTATGTTATCCACGTCGGGTAAATTGCTACGCTTGTCTATTGTGCTCTTTGTGCTAAACATACGGAAAAATTTGTTGTCTGTTTCTAAATTTTCTAATGATAATGATGTATTCTTTGAATTTCACCCATCTCACTACGTTGTCAAGGATGTCCAGACTCGAGAAATTTTATTACGGGGCCACATTCATAATGGCATTTATCAATTTTTGCCGCCTGCGTCTGCTCATACTGCAGTGGTTGCTTCTGATCCTGTTTCAACTTCTTCAACTGATGATCCTATTTTTATGCTATGGCATCGACGACTTGGTCACCCATCTGTTCCTGTTCTGTTTTAA
- the LOC105798926 gene encoding uncharacterized protein LOC105798926 isoform X4 yields MSIKDYVSKIQNTCALIEATGSRISDSEKVEIVLGSLLSEFDAVLTLVSFSTESFSFQRLVDVLLEVERRQTFARTDPDQPLQAHFVKTVAAPLVTSDQGRPPASRERAFQSRVQCHICGRFGHLAQRCYYQFSREYVCPASGVRATLSSSGGLGPNGASSFGAPPVKGSHVPTSCPSNQWWTSPSATPSFTAPVIFPSVAAPLVRPSSVATPSFWQGRFSQNGCYDAGLDFGFGSHGGPRGDSFQLKTGLPRPPVGPSFFGIPSSHDRPHTWAVPNVGSTSTFDDQLLVGTSTWYPDSGATHHICRDSSALNEATPYSGCPDSRNFITGPHS; encoded by the exons ATGTCAATTAAGGATTATGTTTCTAAGATTCAAAATACGTGCGCCTTGATCGAGGCGACTGGATCTCGAATTTCTGACTCCGAGAAGGTTGAGATTGTTCTTGGCAGTTTGTTATCGGAGTTTGACGCCGTTTTAACTCTTGTGTCTTTCTCGACTGAGTCGTTTTCGTTTCAACGCTTGGTTGATGTGTTGTTGGAGGTTGAGCGTCGCCAGACTTTTGCTCGTACGGATCCAGATCAACCGCTGCAGGCTCATTTTGTCAAGACTGTTGCCGCACCGCTGGTTACTTCCGATCAGGGACGTCCTCCTGCAAGCCGTGAACGTGCTTTTCAGTCGCGGGTTCAGTGTCACATTTGTGGCCGTTTTGGTCACTTGGCTCAACGCTGCTATTACCAGTTTAGTCGAGAGTATGTTTGCCCGGCGTCTGGTGTGCGCGCGACTTTGTCTAGTTCTGGTGGTCTTGGTCCGAATGGTGCTTCGAGTTTTGGTGCGCCTCCGGTGAAGGGTTCTCATGTGCCAACGAGTTGTCCGTCGAACCAGTGGTGGACTTCTCCCTCGGCGACTCCCTCATTTACGGCTCCTGTAATTTTTCCCTCGGTTGCGGCACCTCTAGTGCGCCCGTCTTCTGTGGCTACTCCTTCCTTTTGGCAGGGTCGATTTTCCCAGAATGGTTGTTATGATGCAGGCCtggattttggttttggatcTCATGGTGGGCCCAGGGGTGATTCTTTTCAATTGAAAACTGGGTTGCCTAGGCCGCCTGTTGGGCCTTCATTTTTTGGTATTCCTTCGTCGCATGATAGACCACATACATGGGCTGTTCCGAATGTGGGGTCTACTTCAACGTTTGATGATCAGT TGCTTGTAGGGACATCTACGTGGTATCCGGACTCCGGTGCGACGCATCATATTTGTCGTGACTCTTCTGCTCTGAACGAGGCCACTCCGTATTCAG GATGTCCAGACTCGAGAAATTTTATTACGGGGCCACATTCATAA
- the LOC105798926 gene encoding uncharacterized protein LOC105798926 isoform X3 — MSIKDYVSKIQNTCALIEATGSRISDSEKVEIVLGSLLSEFDAVLTLVSFSTESFSFQRLVDVLLEVERRQTFARTDPDQPLQAHFVKTVAAPLVTSDQGRPPASRERAFQSRVQCHICGRFGHLAQRCYYQFSREYVCPASGVRATLSSSGGLGPNGASSFGAPPVKGSHVPTSCPSNQWWTSPSATPSFTAPVIFPSVAAPLVRPSSVATPSFWQGRFSQNGCYDAGLDFGFGSHGGPRGDSFQLKTGLPRPPVGPSFFGIPSSHDRPHTWAVPNVGSTSTFDDQCESLGFQSRDHSNCVQFLGFGDSGFSPPCIGLSRLPDLHSSNISNSTGFDINSTNFGTDSYIPVLVGTSTWYPDSGATHHICRDSSALNEATPYSGCPDSRNFITGPHS; from the exons ATGTCAATTAAGGATTATGTTTCTAAGATTCAAAATACGTGCGCCTTGATCGAGGCGACTGGATCTCGAATTTCTGACTCCGAGAAGGTTGAGATTGTTCTTGGCAGTTTGTTATCGGAGTTTGACGCCGTTTTAACTCTTGTGTCTTTCTCGACTGAGTCGTTTTCGTTTCAACGCTTGGTTGATGTGTTGTTGGAGGTTGAGCGTCGCCAGACTTTTGCTCGTACGGATCCAGATCAACCGCTGCAGGCTCATTTTGTCAAGACTGTTGCCGCACCGCTGGTTACTTCCGATCAGGGACGTCCTCCTGCAAGCCGTGAACGTGCTTTTCAGTCGCGGGTTCAGTGTCACATTTGTGGCCGTTTTGGTCACTTGGCTCAACGCTGCTATTACCAGTTTAGTCGAGAGTATGTTTGCCCGGCGTCTGGTGTGCGCGCGACTTTGTCTAGTTCTGGTGGTCTTGGTCCGAATGGTGCTTCGAGTTTTGGTGCGCCTCCGGTGAAGGGTTCTCATGTGCCAACGAGTTGTCCGTCGAACCAGTGGTGGACTTCTCCCTCGGCGACTCCCTCATTTACGGCTCCTGTAATTTTTCCCTCGGTTGCGGCACCTCTAGTGCGCCCGTCTTCTGTGGCTACTCCTTCCTTTTGGCAGGGTCGATTTTCCCAGAATGGTTGTTATGATGCAGGCCtggattttggttttggatcTCATGGTGGGCCCAGGGGTGATTCTTTTCAATTGAAAACTGGGTTGCCTAGGCCGCCTGTTGGGCCTTCATTTTTTGGTATTCCTTCGTCGCATGATAGACCACATACATGGGCTGTTCCGAATGTGGGGTCTACTTCAACGTTTGATGATCAGTGTGAGAGCCTTGGTTTTCAAAGTCGTGATCATTCAAATTGTGTTCAATTTTTAGGTTTCGGTGATAGTGGTTTTTCACCACCGTGTATTGGGTTGTCTCGTCTTCCCGATCTTCATTCCTCTAACATCTCGAATTCCACCGGTTTCGATATTAATTCTACTAATTTTGGTACTGATTCCTATATTCCAGTGCTTGTAGGGACATCTACGTGGTATCCGGACTCCGGTGCGACGCATCATATTTGTCGTGACTCTTCTGCTCTGAACGAGGCCACTCCGTATTCAG GATGTCCAGACTCGAGAAATTTTATTACGGGGCCACATTCATAA
- the LOC105798926 gene encoding uncharacterized protein LOC105798926 isoform X2, with translation MSIKDYVSKIQNTCALIEATGSRISDSEKVEIVLGSLLSEFDAVLTLVSFSTESFSFQRLVDVLLEVERRQTFARTDPDQPLQAHFVKTVAAPLVTSDQGRPPASRERAFQSRVQCHICGRFGHLAQRCYYQFSREYVCPASGVRATLSSSGGLGPNGASSFGAPPVKGSHVPTSCPSNQWWTSPSATPSFTAPVIFPSVAAPLVRPSSVATPSFWQGRFSQNGCYDAGLDFGFGSHGGPRGDSFQLKTGLPRPPVGPSFFGIPSSHDRPHTWAVPNVGSTSTFDDQCESLGFQSRDHSNCVQFLGFGDSGFSPPCIGLSRLPDLHSSNISNSTGFDINSTNFGTDSYIPVLVGTSTWYPDSGATHHICRDSSALNEATPYSGTSPLLMGDGTPAQISHVGSSMLSTSGCPDSRNFITGPHS, from the exons ATGTCAATTAAGGATTATGTTTCTAAGATTCAAAATACGTGCGCCTTGATCGAGGCGACTGGATCTCGAATTTCTGACTCCGAGAAGGTTGAGATTGTTCTTGGCAGTTTGTTATCGGAGTTTGACGCCGTTTTAACTCTTGTGTCTTTCTCGACTGAGTCGTTTTCGTTTCAACGCTTGGTTGATGTGTTGTTGGAGGTTGAGCGTCGCCAGACTTTTGCTCGTACGGATCCAGATCAACCGCTGCAGGCTCATTTTGTCAAGACTGTTGCCGCACCGCTGGTTACTTCCGATCAGGGACGTCCTCCTGCAAGCCGTGAACGTGCTTTTCAGTCGCGGGTTCAGTGTCACATTTGTGGCCGTTTTGGTCACTTGGCTCAACGCTGCTATTACCAGTTTAGTCGAGAGTATGTTTGCCCGGCGTCTGGTGTGCGCGCGACTTTGTCTAGTTCTGGTGGTCTTGGTCCGAATGGTGCTTCGAGTTTTGGTGCGCCTCCGGTGAAGGGTTCTCATGTGCCAACGAGTTGTCCGTCGAACCAGTGGTGGACTTCTCCCTCGGCGACTCCCTCATTTACGGCTCCTGTAATTTTTCCCTCGGTTGCGGCACCTCTAGTGCGCCCGTCTTCTGTGGCTACTCCTTCCTTTTGGCAGGGTCGATTTTCCCAGAATGGTTGTTATGATGCAGGCCtggattttggttttggatcTCATGGTGGGCCCAGGGGTGATTCTTTTCAATTGAAAACTGGGTTGCCTAGGCCGCCTGTTGGGCCTTCATTTTTTGGTATTCCTTCGTCGCATGATAGACCACATACATGGGCTGTTCCGAATGTGGGGTCTACTTCAACGTTTGATGATCAGTGTGAGAGCCTTGGTTTTCAAAGTCGTGATCATTCAAATTGTGTTCAATTTTTAGGTTTCGGTGATAGTGGTTTTTCACCACCGTGTATTGGGTTGTCTCGTCTTCCCGATCTTCATTCCTCTAACATCTCGAATTCCACCGGTTTCGATATTAATTCTACTAATTTTGGTACTGATTCCTATATTCCAGTGCTTGTAGGGACATCTACGTGGTATCCGGACTCCGGTGCGACGCATCATATTTGTCGTGACTCTTCTGCTCTGAACGAGGCCACTCCGTATTCAGGTACATCTCCTTTGCTCATGGGTGATGGCACTCCTGCACAAATTTCACATGTTGGCAGTTCTATGTTATCCACGTCGG GATGTCCAGACTCGAGAAATTTTATTACGGGGCCACATTCATAA